Proteins from a genomic interval of Gadus morhua chromosome 21, gadMor3.0, whole genome shotgun sequence:
- the ankrd6b gene encoding ankyrin repeat domain-containing protein 6b, producing MSQPDAGASPAGVLVLSERLLVASHKGQAEQVVQLINKGAQVAVTKYGRGPLHLAAYRGHIEVVRILLKAGCDLDIQDDGEQTALHRAAVVGNSDVISALIQEGCDLDRQDKDGNTALHEVSWHGFSQSVKLLVKAGANVHSRNKVRNSSLHLACQNGHAQSAKVLLLGGARPDTKNQAGDSSLHVAARYNHQGVINILLGAFCSVSLRNQAGDTPLHVAASLNHRKSVRLLLEAGADSSACNTAGQTALDQARENNNPEVALLLTKAPQVQRFARGRSVRKRRERLKAEGRAQSVPRDQMLPSKDSASAADTHSSDHVGWKDAEPAQSNTKRSINRTQKEKPSLSDPPRRLETRLGESAQRRRSKQQGGSPHSPLPPHNYKAYQLYTLYRGRDGKVMQAPLNGCRCEPLISKLENQLEATKEEVRTEIQTVQELMNTKLGQMERTSQQQNRALDKLTVERVAAERSECIQRIEQRAQQEKQEATKRQGSVVGELKSWCLSKLHLMELRLGGDQRSPTPLRRSTSLTEGLTLTPSPGPRDPEDPERGPGAGGAPSHYFVVHADSSPEGEKQRDAAVSPVVRPKERPAAPSADPRRPQPGLQDVEATEDGAGRRGEGGSQGWRRRGGGSRASSLSPSTERRFSTRPDRRDPDRRDPDRRDPDRRDPDRRDPDRLGRDHKTKTHRRTSHGRTRSKGAASGPPSAPAPGPRDLQTLEVFGAPGGGGGGPTGGGGAPGGCGGGPPGWEQEREGMHALEVSQLFFEAVSGQMERWYERKVEEARRLGDRRAEADRAALTERIGVLEDELRLLRTPGGGEQG from the exons ATGAGCCAGCCCGATGCGGGGGCGTCGCCGGCGGGGGTCCTGGTTCTGTCGGAGCGCCTCCTGGTAGCGTCCCACAAGGGCCAGGCGGAGCAGGTGGTCCAGCTCATCAACAAGGGGGCCCAGGTGGCCGTCACCAAG TACGGCCGGGGGCCCCTCCACCTGGCGGCCTACAGGGGCCACATCGAAGTGGTCCGCATCCTGTTGAAGGCCGGCTGTGACCTGGACATACAGGACGat ggggagCAGACCGCCCTCCACCGCGCGGCCGTGGTGGGTAACAGTGATGTCATCAGCGCCCTGATCCAGGAAGGGTGTGACCTGGACCGACAggacaag gacggTAACACCGCCCTCCATGAGGTGTCGTGGCACGGCTTCAGCCAGTCTGTGAAGCTGTTGGTGAAGGCCGGGGCCAACGTCCACTCCAGGAACAAG gtccgtaactcctccctccacctggcGTGTCAGAACGGCCACGCCCAGAGCGCcaaggtgctgctgctggggggggcgCGGCCCGACACCAAGAACCAG gcgGGCGACAGCAGCCTGCATGTGGCGGCGCGCTACAACCACCAGGGGGTGATCAACATCCTGCTGGGGGCCTTCTGCTCCGTCTCCCTGAGGAACCAG gcggGGGACACGCCCCTCCATGTCGCTGCGTCTCTGAACCACAGGAAGTCGGTGCGTCTGCTCCTGGAGGCGGGGGCCGACAGCAGCGCCTGCAACACT GCGGGCCAGACGGCGCTGGATCAGGCCCGAGAGAACAACAACCCAGAGGTGGCCCTCCTGCTGACCAAGGCCCCCCAG gtgcAGCGGTTCGCCCGGGGGAGGagcgtgaggaagaggagggagcggCTGAAGGCGGAGGGCCGTGCCCAGTCCGTCCCCAGGGACCAGATGCTACCTAGCAAG GACAGCGCCTCGGCCGCAGACACCCACAGCAGCGACCACGTTGGCTGGAAGGACGCAGAGCCCGCCCAATCGAACACCAAGAGGTCCATCAACAGGACGCAAAAGGAGAAG CCCTCGCTGTCGGACCCCCCCCGCCGTCTGGAGACGCGTCTCGGGGAGTCGGCCCAGCGGAGGCGGAGCAAACAGCAGGGGGGCTCCCCTCATTCGCCGCTGCCCCCCCACAACTATAAAGCCTACCAGCTGTACACGCTGTACCGCGGCCGCGACGGCAAGGTCATGCAG GCCCCTCTGAACGGCTGCCGCTGCGAGCCGCTGATCAGCAAGCTGGAGAACCAGCTAGAGGCGAccaaggaggaggtgaggacggAGATCCAGACGGTGCAGGAGCTCATGAACACCAAGTTGGGCCAGATGGAGAGAACCAGCCAGCAGCAG AACCGAGCGCTGGACAAGCTGACGGTGGAGCGCGTGGCGGCGGAGAGGTCAGAGTGCATCCAGAGGATCGAACAGCGGGCCCAGCAGGAGAAACAGGAGGCCACCAAGAGACAG gGGTCGGTGGTGGGGGAGCTGAAGAGTTGGTGTCTCTCTAAGCTCCACCTGATGGAGCTCCGACTTGGGGGGGACCAGCGCTCCCCGACCCCCCTGCGCCGCTCCACCTCCCTGACGGAGGGGCTGACCCTGACCCCCAGCCCGGGCCCCCGGGATCCTGAGGACCCGGAGCGCGGTCCAGGGGCCGGCGGGGCCCCCAGCCACTACTTTGTGGTCCACGCTGACAGCTCCCCAG AGGGAGAGAAGCAGCGTGACGCGGCCGTGAGTCCCGTGGTGCGACCGAAGGAGCGGCCGGCAGCACCCTCTGCTGACCCCCGCAGGCCGCAGCCGGGACTGCAGGACGTGGAGGCCACGGAGGACGGAGCAGGCAGGAGGGGAG AAGGGGGGTCCCAGGGCTGGAGGAGGCgtggggggggcagcagggccaGCAGCCTCTCCCCCAGCACGGAGCGCCGCTTCAGCACCAGACCGGACCGCCGGGACCCGGACCGCCGGGACCCGGACCGCCGGGATCCGGACCGTCGAGACCCGGACCGCCGGGACCCCGACCGCCTCGGCCGGGACCACAAGACCAAGACCCACAGGAGGACCTCCCACGGCAGGACCAGGTCCAAGGGCGCCGCGTCGGGACCCCCCTCCGCCCCGGCACCCGGCCCCAGAGACCTGCAGACCCTGGAGGTGTTTGGGGccccgggcggcggcggcggcgggcccacgggcggcggcggggcccccggcggctgcggcggcgggcCCCCGGGCTGGGAGCAGGAGCGGGAGGGGATGCACGCGCTGGAGGTGAGCCAGCTGTTCTTCGAGGCGGTGTCGGGCCAGATGGAGCGCTGGTAcgagaggaaggtggaggaggcgcgGCGGCTGGGCGACCGGCGGGCGGAGGCCGACCGCGCCGCGCTCACGGAGCGCATCGGCGTCCTGGAGGACGAGCTCAGGCTGCTACGGACCCCCGGGGGCGGGGAGCAGGGGTAG
- the lyrm2 gene encoding LYR motif-containing protein 2, translating into MSGSRLPAVTLTLKQFLQRQRVLGLYRSLLRTIREVPDPADRSYLRSWARDEFQRNKTATNPDAIRMMVMQASDHLGELQTSLALARS; encoded by the exons ATGTCTGGCTCAAGGTTACCTGCTGTCACATTGACTCTAAAACAG TTCCTCCAGAGGCAGCGGGTCCTGGGTCTGTACCGGAGCCTGCTGAGGACCATCCGGGAGGTCCCGGACCCGGCGGACCGGAGCTACCTACGGTCCTGGGCCCGGGACGAGTTCCAGAGGAACAAGACCGCCACCAACCCG GACGCCATCCGGATGATGGTCATGCAGGCCAGCGACCACCTGGGAGAGCTCCAGACCTCTCTGGCGCTAGCCAGGAGCTAG